A genomic window from Quercus lobata isolate SW786 chromosome 10, ValleyOak3.0 Primary Assembly, whole genome shotgun sequence includes:
- the LOC115964724 gene encoding uncharacterized protein LOC115964724 produces MTPDKVMCRAFPRTLKAAARAEGESLRQYVTRVNKELLQVDEAKDQVILTTFQAGLLPGDFFFSITKSPPKIVAELLHKAQKYMNAEDAVLAKEMKGKRKRNEGTSSNRDKKKETQNVGQTTRKKKELPDKKPKFTNFPPLIMPIEQLQKYVGKTEPHKFQRKDDQDRTLEVRDSKSPLGEIKTISGGLMASRTLKSQKKAHGREINSVHSWLPPMKMPNNDKPNIVFSERDSHGLRQPHDNLLVIMLGVEEFNIHRVLIDNGSSTDVIYLPAFQ; encoded by the exons ATGACCCCAGACAAGGTGATGTGTAGGGCATTCCCAAGAACATTAAAAGCAGCAGCCAGG GCAGAAGGAGAATCACTAAGACAATACGTCACCCGAGTCAACAAAGAGCTGCTGCAGGTAGATGAAGCTAAAGATCAAGTCATCTTAACAACCTTCCAAGCAGGGTTGCTGCCAGgagatttcttcttctcaatcACTAAAAGTCCACCAAAAATAGTTGCAGAGTTGCTCCATAAAgctcagaagtacatgaatgcagaagatgcagtGCTcgcaaaagaaatgaaaggaaaaaggaagagaaacgAAGGAACAAGTAGCAATCGCGATAAAAAGAAGGAGACTCAAAATGTTGGGCAgactacaagaaaaaagaaggaacttCCAGATAAGAAACCCAAATTCACTAACTTCCCTCCTCTAATAATGCCAATTGAGCAG TTACAAAAGTACGTCGGAAAGACGGAGCCCCACAAATTCCAACGGAAGGACGACCAAGATAGAACTTTGGAGGTAAGGGATAGCAAATCCCCTTTAGGAGAAATAAAGACGATCTCAGGAGGACTAATGGCAAGCAGAACGCTGAAGTCCCAGAAAAAAGCACATGGGAGAGAAATAAACAGTGTCCATTCGTGGCTCCCTCCAATGAAGATGCCAAATAATGACAAGCCTAATATTGTCTTCTCAGAGAGAGATAGTCACGGTCTCAGGCAACCCCATGACAATCTGCTAGTAATCATGCTCGGAGTAGAAGAATTCAACATCCACCGGGTGCTCATTGATAATGGAAGCTCAACAGATGTCATCTACTTACCTGCATTTCAGTAG
- the LOC115962686 gene encoding uncharacterized protein LOC115962686: MPKDRRVCSTYCLRSRKSPIPISSKDARQDKSKTFGGQGADVKEWEEVRCPICMEHPHSAVLLRCSCYEKGCRPYICNTSDRHSNCLSKYCAYFGSSCESRSQRKLVCPLCRGQVSDWVVVEPARQFMNSKARSCSHEACDFSGTYVQLRNHTRKEHPTSRPSEVDPARQQEWIRLERETELNDVISVYLSDLQDSRGESFSPSRIDRFRNFLRQMILYPETSAERRGSDTVIII, translated from the coding sequence ATGCCAAAGGACAGAAGAGTTTGCTCCACTTACTGTCTTCGTTCTAGGAAATCTCCAATTCCTATAAGTTCCAAGGATGCCAGGCAAGACAAATCCAAAACCTTTGGAGGACAAGGTGCGGATGTGAAGGAATGGGAAGAAGTTAGGTGCCCCATCTGCATGGAGCATCCTCATAGTGCTGTCCTGTTGCGATGTTCATGTTATGAAAAAGGTTGCCGCCCCTACATTTGCAATACAAGCGACCGCCACTCTAACTGTCTCTCGAAGTATTGCGCATATTTTGGTTCATCATGTGAATCTCGGTCACAAAGAAAGCTTGTATGCCCTCTTTGTCGAGGGCAAGTCAGTGATTGGGTTGTTGTTGAGCCTGCACGCCAGTTCATGAATTCCAAAGCAAGGAGCTGTTCACATGAGGCATGTGATTTTAGTGGGACTTATGTCCAACTCAGGAATCATACTAGGAAAGAGCACCCCACAAGTCGGCCATCAGAGGTTGACCCTGCTCGCCAGCAAGAGTGGATAAGGCTGGAGCGTGAAACGGAATTGAATGATGTTATATCTGTGTACCTATCAGATTTACAGGACAGTAGAGGAGAGAGCTTTTCACCATCACGTATTGACAggtttcggaatttcttgcgcCAGATGATTCTCTATCCTGAGACTTCAGCAGAGCGGCGGGGATCAGATACTGTGATAATTATCTAG